From a region of the Candida albicans SC5314 chromosome 1, complete sequence genome:
- a CDS encoding bifunctional thymidylate/uridylate kinase (Ortholog(s) have thymidylate kinase activity, uridylate kinase activity, role in dTDP biosynthetic process, dTTP biosynthetic process, dUDP biosynthetic process and cytosol, nucleus localization) — MARGQLILIEGLDRSGKSTQASILSTKLSPSKLIKFPDRSTPIGKLINEYLTNKSFTLSDQAAHLLFSANRWELSQQIQDLLNQGYFIILDRYIYSGIAYTLAKNDFHDETISQGKNKQQLNNIDWLLSPDKGLPKPDLTLFLTLDLEEISKRKGWGDERYELQQFQAKVKQCFLEILDTNKDPTIRIVDVGGKTIDQVTTQLWEIIETNKNHELINDSIQFIT; from the coding sequence ATGGCAAGAGGTCAATTAATTCTAATTGAAGGTCTTGATAGATCGGGGAAATCCACACAAGCATCAATACTATCTACAAAATTATCTCCTtctaaattaatcaaatttccTGACCGTTCAACACCCATTGGaaaattaatcaatgaaTATTTAACCAACAAATCATTTACATTAAGTGATCAAGCAGCTCATTTGTTATTTCTGGCAAATAGATGGGAATTGAGTCAACAAATAcaagatttattaaatcaagGTTATTTCATCATATTGGATCGTTATATATATTCTGGCATTGCTTATACATTGGCGAAAAATGATTTCCATGATGAAACCATATCCCAAggtaaaaataaacaacaattgaataatattgattggTTATTATCTCCTGATAAAGGATTACCTAAACCTGATTTGACATTGTTTCTTACGTTAGATTTAGAGGAGATTAGTAAACGCAAAGGATGGGGTGATGAACGTTATgaattacaacaatttcaagCTAAAGTAAAACAATGTTTCTTAGAAATATTAGATACCAATAAGGATCCAACTATACgtattgttgatgttggtgGGAAAACCATTGATCAAGTAACTACACAATTATGGGAAATCATTGAAACTAATAAAAACcatgaattaattaatgattctATACAATTTATTACGTAA
- a CDS encoding uncharacterized protein (Ortholog(s) have AP-2 adaptor complex, cytosol, nucleus, prospore membrane localization), which translates to MSIHFILVLNRQGKSRLVKWFDNSYTPQQKQQYISDIHRLISSRDSKHQSNFVEFQQNKLVYRRYAGLYFLCGIDLIDSELSYLESLHFFVEILDVYFDSVCEVDLVFNFYKLYYILDEIYLGGEIQELSKKKILNRLSYLDGLD; encoded by the coding sequence ATGTCAATACATTTTATATTAGTTCTTAATCGTCAAGGAAAATCACGATTAGTCAAATGGTTTGACAACTCATATAcaccacaacaaaaacaacaatatattCTGGATATTCATCGATTAATCAGTAGTCGAGATTCTAAacatcaatcaaattttgttgaatttcaacaaaataaattagtTTATAGACGATACGCAggattatattttttatgtggtattgatttaattgattcagAATTAAGTTATTTGGAAAGCttacatttttttgtcgAAATTTTGGatgtttattttgataGTGTTTGTGAAGTTGACCTtgtatttaatttttataaattatattatatattagATGAAATTTATCTTGGTGGAGAAATACAAGAACTactgaaaaagaaaattctAAATCGATTAAGTTATTTAGATGGATTagattaa
- the CAS1 gene encoding ATP-dependent DNA helicase (Putative transcription factor with Ku70/Ku80 beta-barrel DNA-binding motif; involved in telomerase regulation and telomere protection; mutation causes marginal increase in caspofungin sensitivity) encodes MSWHNQSNKNSNNDDEYGNKNFKQYEIKEGIAFLIEITPELLIPQSNLNSHSQLFEILSSINDLMQELIITSRSTGIGIYFYNCAKSNKLSSMKNTNCTGFERLFHLNVLNLQNMKKLNDLIQDDINNIKSIDEIFKYQPLKKIDLKVGKQSHSETQTQTQTQTQSSHTIQETQLTVVLNKMIDEFINKREFNKRRMVWITTNDKPYHEESEREALWRTIDDFYYYGFFIEPLFLSTNEQKPFDFELYKDIFMNTNYLKKSQENSESLRHTAHANYDNNDGNLGDDNNNDDDKNLIKPSGGFSKDSIIFKKSVVGDQIRKSIFRIKEVRRIQFTCDLILSDNGKIGGGFGCTVKGYMLYSHEKINRNELLLYTRSETLKRVFSSSKLMQNGKAIEIAKDTGKSYQDRKEEAGIRKGFEIGGGQDIIILNKQQLEFLTNYSFDHRLKDSDDEDNEDGNDSLETDISDDDDEEGGAGGTGGETKPVSFSKPPYLKLIGFRDISHFSPVYSCGAPIFVTPDVDNGMISSAVTGGFTNSFKTFASLYRSCVKLNQYAIVLGCTRSNSRPRLYALYPTHTTNSSKNPLPKNLDDEVDNDDNQDEFPQGFLLIKLPWLEDVRALPGEYIKNTQREEIHNDDTLIDNFKQLLPKFELSHYDPREFPNASLNYFYKVIKHEILQMELKPSQRPLMENDITMQKLAQLKNSINNDDTAIELLQKINSRMNEIDATVGAEVLKRKQMEDMQNNNSNNGGKRFKSGPVSDQEILDAWENNQLDRFSVDQLKAFRRKYPDVKSANKKADLIENISEFIRTHRK; translated from the coding sequence ATGAGTTGGCATAATCAATCCAATAAGAATTCTaacaatgatgatgaatatggtaataaaaatttcaaacaatatGAAATCAAAGAAGGTATTgcatttttaattgaaataacTCCAGAATTATTAATTCCTCAATCTAATTTAAATTCTCATAgtcaattatttgaaattttatcaagtattaatgatttaatgcaagaattaattattaCTTCTAGAAGCACTGGGATTggaatatatttttataattgtgctaaatcaaataaattatcatcaatgaaaaatacTAATTGTACTGGATTTGAACgattatttcatttaaatgtattaaatttacaaaatatgaaaaaattgaatgatttaattcaagatgatataaataatattaaatcaattgatgaaatttttaaatatcaaccattaaagaaaattgaCTTGAAAGTGGGGAAACAATCACATTCTGAAACCCAAACCCAGACTCAAACGCAAACACAGTCATCACATACTATACAAGAAACTCAATTGACAGTggttttgaataaaatgattgatgaattcattaataaaaGAGAATTCAATAAACGAAGAATGGTTTGGATTACAACAAACGATAAACCATATCATGAAGAATCAGAACGAGAAGCACTATGGAgaacaattgatgatttttattattatggaTTTTTCATAGAACCATTATTTCTATCTACCAATGAACAAAaaccatttgattttgagtTGTATAAAGATATTTTCATGAATActaattatttgaaaaaaagtCAAGAAAATCTGGAAAGTTTACGTCATACAGCTCATGCAAattatgataataatgatggtAACCTCGGTGAcgataacaataatgatgatgataaaaatCTTATTAAACCAAGTGGTGGATTTTCTAAAGATAGTATCattttcaagaaatcaGTTGTTGGTGATCAAATTAGGAAAAGTATATTCAGAATCAAAGAAGTTAGACGAATACAATTTACTTGTGATTTAATTCTAAGTGATAATGGTAAAATTGGTGGGGGATTTGGTTGTACTGTCAAAGGATACATGTTATATTCTCATGAGAAAATCAATCgtaatgaattattactTTATACAAGATCAGAAACTCTTAAAAGAGTGTTTTCAAGTTCTAAATTGATGCAAAATGGAAAAGCTATTGAAATAGCAAAAGATACAGGCAAACTGTATCAAGATCGTAAAGAGGAAGCAGGAATTAGAAAAGGATTTGAGATTGGTGGTGGACAAGATATTATCatattaaataaacaacaattggaatttCTAACCaattattcatttgatCATAGATTGAAAGATAGTGATGATGAGGACAATGAGGATGGGAATGATAGTTTAGAAACAGATATATCtgatgatgacgacgaAGAAGGAGGAGCTGGTGGGACTGGAGGAGAAACAAAGCCCgtatcattttcaaaaccTCCATATTTGAAACTAATTGGGTTTAGAGACATTTCCCATTTCAGCCCTGTCTATTCATGTGGTGCCCCAATTTTTGTTACTCctgatgttgataatgGAATGATATCTTCGGCAGTTACTGGGGGATTCACTAACTCTTTTAAAACATTTGCTTCATTGTATCGATCATGTgtgaaattaaatcaatatgCCATTGTTTTGGGTTGCACCAGAAGTAATTCTCGACCACGTTTATATGCCTTATATCCTACTCATACAACAAACTCATCCAAAAATCCTTTACCAAAGAATCTTGATGATGAAGTAGATAATGATGACAATCAAGATGAATTCCCACAAggttttttattaattaagTTGCCTTGGCTTGAGGATGTGAGAGCCTTGCCTGGAGaatatattaaaaatacTCAACGAGAAGAAATCCATAATGATGACacattaattgataatttcaaacaattattaCCTAAATTTGAACTTCTGCATTATGATCCTCGAGAATTCCCCAATGCGtcattaaattatttttataaaGTTATCAAACATGAAATTTTACAAATGGAACTTAAACCTTCACAAAGACCATTAATGGAAAATGATATAACGATGCAAAAATTAgctcaattgaaaaattcaattaataatgatgatacagctattgaattattacaaaaGATTAATTCGCGTATGAATGAGATTGATGCCACTGTTGGTGCTGAAgttttaaaaagaaaacaaatggAAGATAtgcaaaacaataatagtaataatggAGGGAAAAGATTTAAATCAGGTCCAGTTTCTGATCAAGAAATATTAGATGCTTGggaaaataatcaattggatAGGTTTTCAGTGGATCAATTGAAGGCatttagaagaaaatatCCTGATGTCAAATCAGCTAATAAGAAAGCTGActtgattgaaaatatcAGTGAGTTTATAAGGACTCATAGAAAATGA